The genomic window TTGATTCTCTGCACAACTGTAGGCCACCCATTGCCCATCGGGGGACCAGCAAAAGCCATGAATGCGTTGGTATTGGCTCGCATCTAGAACCTGGCGCTGCTTTGTATTCAGATCGACCAGGACCAACTCCTGCCGATGGTTGGACAAAACCACTTTGTCCTCAGTAGGCGAAATCTCCAAGCTGAGGGCGCGGCCCAAATCTAATTCTTCTAAGCGCTCGACTTCTAGATTCACACCGGGGTTGTGAATCTCTAGAGCCTCAAAGCCATCGCGATCTGCAATGGTCACTAGTCGTCGTTGATCGTTGAGCCAGCGAGTCAGCCGAGAACGCACGCCATCGGTTGGATTCAGCGGCGTAACAGCTCCTTCCCAATTGCCAAAATAAAAGCTTTTGCCTCGACTCGTAACCAAGGTCGAATGACCTTCGGCATGCAGCGTGTAATCTTCTAAAAACTCGCCTGCTTCCACAAACTTTCGCTGTCGCTGAACTTGAGGACTGCGAAAATCAATTTCAATGCTGTTCTGAGACCCAGTTTCAGTATCTAGGCAAAATAAATCAGCACCCGCGTGATAGACGATGCGGCGACCATCGCTGGTTGCGTTGCGCACATAGTAATCGCGGTTATGGGTGTGAGCTTGCAGATCTTCTCCCGCTGATGTGCAGGAATACAAATTGCCAACGCCTTCGTGATCAGAGATAAAAAAGACTCGATCACCCACCCACATTGGTGCCGCTAAATTGCCCTTGAGATCGATCAGTTTGCGAAATTCACCTGTGCCCTGTGCATCGATCCACAGTACACCTGCTGTACCCCCCCGATAGCGTTTCCAGCGAGCTGGATCAGCTGTATTTCTGCCCAGCACAACGCCACCCTCTGAGCCATAGGAAATGGTATGAGCTAACCCGAACGGTAGACGTTCAGGCATGCCACCCTCAGGCCTAATCTGATACAGATTGAAGATACGACCAAAGGGCTGCGCTGAGTTGCTAGCAAATAGGATTGATTGCCCATCCGGGCTCCAGCCCACTACCGAGGTCATCGCCCCCAAAAAGGTGAGCCGAGTTGCGGCCCCACCTTCGGCAGGCATCCAGTAGACCTCACGATTGCCTTCTTCTCGCCCAATAAAGGCTAACCCTGTGCCATCGGGTGACAAAAAAGGATGGGAAACTTCACCCAAATTCGAAGTTAGCCGAACGGCAATCCCACCTTCTACTGCAACGCTCCAGAGATCGTCTTCGCAAACAAAAACGATCTGGTTGCCCTGAATGGTAGGAAACCGATAGTAGCCAGATTGCCGGACCATACTTCGCTATCTTCGCTTGCTGAGACAGTTGAAGCTGCATCTTAAAGCCTGGTCTCAGTCCGCACCAGGGATTACACAGATTTCCTTAATTTGATTTCTTCAGATTGAGGGGGAGCAGATCAAGGAGCTTTGGCGCGTTCCTCAATGTCAATTAGGGCGTTGAGCAGCAGGCGCTGAGCTTGCAACTTCCAACCCCACCACTGAATGCCAAAGGCGGCACCGACACCCGCCAAGGCGGCTACCCAGCCCGCCGGAAAGCCAACGAATCCCTCCAGTACCCCTAAGCCTGCAATGCCCCAAAAGGGTAGAGCCACGGTTTGCCGCTGTTTCTCTAGCAAGTCATTGAGTCCCCCTGTCAGTTCAGCCTCTAACTCGCTCTTGAGTTGCTGCTGCTGATTTCGGTTGGTCTGAAACACAATTTTGGGACGGAGCTTTTCCATCTTGCGAGCGTCGGTGCTGTATTCAGCCAACTCATTCTCTGCTAGTTGCAGTAGACGCTCTTTCAGTTCCATCTGCTGACGCCCCCATTATTAACAGTCATGATCATTGTGAGTCTGCAAGATTAAAGCTACCAGGATTTGCCTGGATTGTTGCGGTATCAACATCATCTATTCCAGAGACTGACCTGAGCTGATGTTTGGCCCCAAGCTTGATGTTCTCTAGCAATTGTGAGACCGTTCAGGCCCAGATATTTGGCTATTCGCAGATATCTAGCCGAACTTCAGCATCGCTGTTGGCGCAGCTTTTCAGATCCTACCAAGTTCAGTAATATCTCCCAAGGAGATGTCTCAAATATCACTAAACTAAGCTTTTAATCAAACAAGTTCATGTCAGGAGCCAAACATTTCTCTCAAATTTTTCCTGAAGCGACAAGAAGCTTTAGTAAACAGAGCGTGAAGGCGGCTTTTATGGGGGATGAGCAATACACCGATTCAGGTGTTAGGCACGCCTTCTGTAGCTACCCATTCAACTTCTGGTGTTCCCAACGTAGTGTTCCTAATCTGCACGTTTACGCAGGCCATCTTGACCGCACTGTAAACCGGACACTCACTCCATTTTGCTAATTTTCCAAACAAACAGAAGAAAGCAGGACAGCTTGTAATCTATCGCCTGCTTGTGCAGAAATTTTGTGCTGAATTGACACTGCTTTCTCAAGGCCAGGGTCAGGGTGCTACCTGCCTAAAGCTCAATGACTTCTAGCTTGGAGAGAATATGATGCTGAAGCGGCGTAAGCTGTTGGTTTATTTCTCAGCGGGCACATTGCTTTCGGTAATGCCTGCTCTGAGAGCAAATAGTGGAACGCCTAGCCGAGGATCTTCCTCACTCTGGTCTGATAGTTTTGCCAACAAGGAGTGGATGGATAAATGGCATCTCAGGGAGCATGGTGATTGGGGGCTTAGTAATGCTCGAAGGATCAGTGATCCCAGCGGTCGCTTTTCTAAAATTCTCAGGGTGAGTTATCCAGCCAATTCCGCCAGCCCCACGGTGACCCGAGCCAGTGGTGCACCAGTAGGTGGTGCCCAGTTTTATGCAGATTTGGGCTTACCTCCCAGGGATTCTCTCTACTTGCGTTACTACGTCAAATTTGCCAGCAATTTCAGCTTTGTGAAAGGCGGCAAGCTACCAGGTCTTTTTGGCGGCAGGGTGAATAACGGCCGAAAGATTCCCGATGGAACCAATGGCTTTTCGACCCGGTTTATGTGGCGACGCCAAGGTGACGGCGAAGTCTACGCTTATCTGCCCACCAGCGAGGAGCGCGGCTCCTCTCTAGGCAGAGGCAACTGGCGTTTTCAACCCAATCGCTGGTATCGCTTAGAGCAAGCAGTGGTCTTAAATAAACCCAATGTTAAGGATGGGGTGATTCGGGTTTGGGTTGATGGCAAACTCGTGCTCTCAGAGAACGACCTACTGTTCCGAACTACCTCGGATCTCAAGATAGAAGGCATCTTTTTCTCTACCTTCTTTGGAGGCAATGACCGCACTTGGGCGACGCCTTCTTCAACTTACGCAGACTTCGCTGATTTTGCGGTCAGTGCCAATATCCCTCAGTGAGGGTTTGAGTTGAAGTCTTGACTTGTTAGCTGCTTCTCAGGTCCTGTGTTCCCTGCTTTCCAGCTTGTTCTATTTATTTGTGAATCTATTCAGTCTCAGGCTACTCAGCAAAAACTGAGTCAGTGCTCTAGGATTGCTTGCTATGTCTCAGATTCCAGGTTCAACCTTCGACGAACGCGATTTCAATCTCCTGCTCACCCTGGTCGAACGCTACACTCTTTCCACTGTCATTGCTGCCCTCAGCCGCATTTGCCTGCGCTCAGCAGCCCGCAACGAAGTGCTGCATCAGGCTCAAGATTCCACTAGTGAATGGCGCAAGGACGCAAGCATTCTCACTAAAGCACTCATCCAGCTCAAACACTAGAATCAGCCCCCGATCTCTTGCCGCTAATTGCGGCCGGGACAAGCTGCTTGCTTGTCCTACTTTTGTTGCTACAACTGGCTCAACACGTGGAACCCGGTGCTCATTTTGACCGTCTACTTTACAAATGCACCTACTCCAGGCTCCCACTCATGATTCCCGAACACTGTACCCCAGGCCAAGTACGCTTCAGCCTCCAGCAATTGATGAGTGCCGTCCACCCCCTAGCCCCTCAGCCTGCCCATGAACGCGATCCTGACCTTCGTTCTCAGTGTGGTTCTACCTTGGTTGCTACGCAGATCCGCTGAAACCGTTTTAGACAAGCTTCTAGACGAGTTATTCAGTGAGGAAAACCTCTCCGGTCTGACCCAGTTTCTAAAGCTACAACTATTGGTGCTCTACCTCGATTGGCTGCTGCAAAAGTCTCCCGTCAAAAAGTTACCAGAGCAGCGAAAAAGCCATAAGGTTTTAGTTAAACTTTCCAGATCTTAAAGGCTCAGGGGTTGAAAGTTAGGCAGTCCAATTTTCAACCCCTAAGTCACTTACAATTCAATACTTCTTCTGAGCTAACTGATCAGCCTTTGTCCCGCTCTATGCAAATCCTGCCCCTGTAGTGCTAGGCGAGTCAGAACCAGCATCAGAATTAACGCGAGGAAACTTAGGCCCATCAGGCCCGCCAGTGGATTATTGCCAATCCCGGTTACCAGAGGCGGCACAGCACCGGTGTAGTGGACTAGGCCCACAATGTTCACTGCTGTGATGCTGCCCACCCAGCCCGCATGCAAACCAATTGGCAGCGCCAGCCGTCCTTGCCCTGCTAGACGGGCACAAATCAGGATTAGCCCCAGTAAACAAAGCCCTGGAAACTGTGGCCAGCTCTCCAAGATCGCCTGTATTGGCTTGATAAAATGCAGCAGTGCGTAGATCACGCTGCTGCCTAGCAGCGCTCCAGCCGTACCGTAGTCTCGCGCCAACTCACCAGCCAACCAACCGCGAAACAAAAGTTCCTCAGCGAGAGCTACCCCCAGCCCAACCGCCACACTATTTAAACCTACACCTGCCCAGTTCACCACGGGGGGCACAGCAAACTTCAACCAGCCCAGAGAGCCTTCTAAGGCAAACAGACCTGCCAGGCTTAGCAGTGCAAAGCTGATGCCCAGCCCAAGCTCTTGTGCGGCCCGTCCACGCCAAATCAACCCATACGCTTTGAAAGGGGCCAACTGGGCACGAACCCAGCGACCCCAGACATAAAGCGCTACAAACAGCAGTGCATAGAGCGAGACTACCGCTAGCTGACCCGACAACTGACCACCACCGGTTAGCACATACAGCGGAACTGCCAACGGTAGCCAGAGCACGCCAAGTAGCACAAAGAACAAGACCAGTCGAACCAGCACCGGGTAGCCAGCCCAGCCTATGAGCATTCGGTGCATCAGAAGTTTATTCAGCTGGTTCAATCGTGCTGCTCAGGCCGCTACTCTTTAGCGACTCGCAGTAGAATTCTGCATGCTCCTGAACACAGGTAATCACCAAGGCTTTTCCAGCATTGTGCGCTTCCATCATGATGTCGATGGCTTGCGGCTGGGACATACCCGGCACCGTTTTCATCAGCACTTGAACCACATACTCCATGGAGTTGTAGTCGTCATTGTGAAGCAAGACCCGGTAGCGCGGCGCGAGCTTCCGGGCAGTTGAACGCTGTTCAATCGTCTCAGTAGACACTTCCGGTTTCCTCTGATCTTCAATTCACTTCAAGCGGGAATTCAGGATGCTACCTAGGCTAGCCAGGCTTGATCCTCCTGAATGGTACCTACAGTTTCAACGGTTCCTGACAGGACATCCCGTTACAATCGTACACATGAATTCTGTTTCCATGTTCGTGCCCTGTCAAATTGTTTACCTTCCTTATCAGCAGCAGAGGCTCTACGCCGAGGTGATTCAGACCTTAGAGGCAACTGGCAAAGGTTGGGTGCGTCCTCTAGCATTGGCAGAACTGGAGGGAGACGGCAGCCCCGTTACGATCCATGATCTACGCTTTACCTCAGATTTGCTCTGGCCTCTAGACGGATTTCAGATCGCTCTAGATACCGAAGTGCTGCCGGTGTTAGAGAGCATTACTCACCAAGAGCCGGTGGATGTCTCTGTTTCTCGTGCTCATCTACACCGCTTTATTGCTCAACTTTGGGCAACTGAGAACTCAAAAAATCACTAAAGTTGAGGATCACGTTGGGATCCGCCAAAATTGTCTGCGTGTCGTCCGGCAGGCGACGCACATACTCTAGGCGAATGACGTCCGGGTTCTGGGCTAAGGCTGCGCCTCGTAAGCGCAATGACTCTGCTTCGCCCTGAGCTTGAACGATGCGCCGTTGTTTTTGCAGTTGGGCCTGCTCGACTCGATAGCGCTCGCGCTCTTTCTCTTGCTCGGCGATCTGCTTGGCCTCAATCGCCTCCTGAAACTCACGGCTGAAGTCAACATTACGCAGCAGCAAGCTCTGGAGAACTAAGCCTTCTTGCCCCATCAAGCCGCCTAAGTCCTGCTCCATCCGTTCCTGCAATTCCTGCCGTTGACCCGAGTAGACACCAATCGCTGAATAGAGAGCAACATCATTGCGCACCACGGCCTGAGAAGCGGGCCGAATAATTTTGTTCAGAAAATCTGGCCCTGTATTGCGGTGCAGGGGAGGCAATTGGGCGGGGTCAAGGCGATAGCGCACGGAGATATCCAAATCGACGCGTTGGCCATCGGCAGTCAGGGCGGTCAGGGAATCGTCAGCAACCGCTCGCTCTTCGGCTCGCCCCGCCATGGTGTAGGTCTGGGTGCGAATGTCGTAGAGGATCGGCTCTTCCACCAGTGGGATCAGCAGATGAATGCCTGTGGCGCGAGTGTTTGGCTCCAGCCCTGTCAATCGGTTAAACACGACTGCCTCATAGCCTGGCTGCACGAGCAACAAGCCCTGGCTCACTACAACTAGCAACAGGAGCAAAAGCCCTCCAATAATGGCAAGCTGAGGCCAATAGGCGTTGAGCAAATCTTCTGGACGGCGTTGCATTAATTAGCTAGGGGCAAAGTGTTCTCCTGCCTTAGCGTAAACCAGGCTCATACCAATCCCAGCTTCACCTAGCCAACTTGCAAGCTGGGTCTTGCCTCAGAAAGTCTCAGCAGCTTCAGCCAAGCTGCAAAAAAGGCCAAAAAAAGAGAGGACTTCGCCAAGCCCTCCCACAGACGAACACCACAAACGCCAAAGATAAAATAATGAGTGCGTTTTGCTTTTCGTAAACAAATGCAAACTAAGCGCTTGTAAAAGTGCTTAGTAAGCCAAGCCCATGCTACGGGTGGTCTCACCGCCCAGGTAGACCCGGATGCTGAGGAAGTCGGTGGGGCAAGCCGTTTCGCAACGTTTGCAACCAACACAGTCCTCTGTCCGAGGGGAAGAGGCAATTTGCTGCGCTTTGCAGCCATCCCAAGGCACCATTTCCAGCACGTCGGTCGGGCAAGCCCGGACGCACTGTGTGCAGCCGATGCAAGTGTCGTAGATTTTGACGGAATGAGACATTGAAAAGGCTCCAATCTACAGGTAAACGGTGTGTGAGACCGCTGGACCTTTTGTCGAGCATCAGTCTACCGCAGTGCCTGCCCTGAGCTGGAAAACTGGTTGTAAAACTTCACCGTAGTTCACACCGACAGCCCAACTGGTAGCCCAACTAACAGCCCAACTGACAGCCCAATGCAAGGCGTTTTAGCTTGCCAATTCGGGTCGCAGTTCAGCTAGCCTAGCCGTGCACCTAAACCAAGCTTTGAGCAAGCTTATGCCAACTTAGATAGTTTCTCTCCTGTGGTAGGCTGAGCCAACTCAAAAATCCCACCAGTCGATGGAGCAATGTGAGGCGAGTCAGACTATAACTGGGAAGATATACCTACTAAAGCACCGATACGCGCATACCCAAGGAGTAAACAACGGTGGAAGCAGCCCTGGCTTACGGTTCCTACATGGTGGCTCTTGGCGGCATGGTGAAGTTCTTCGATCAGCGCATCTTCCCAATCACTGCCTTCCTGCCTGAAGACCTCTACCGTCAGCTCACCGGCTTCCTGCTAGTCACTCTGTATTTAAGCTTTGGCTGGTCTTACTCCGACATGGCTCAGTCTCTAACCTGGCCAATGATCGCCATGACCGTTGCCTGGGTGGGCTTGTGCTGGTGTTTGATTAGCCGTCACC from Leptolyngbya sp. FACHB-261 includes these protein-coding regions:
- a CDS encoding polysaccharide lyase, with the translated sequence MMLKRRKLLVYFSAGTLLSVMPALRANSGTPSRGSSSLWSDSFANKEWMDKWHLREHGDWGLSNARRISDPSGRFSKILRVSYPANSASPTVTRASGAPVGGAQFYADLGLPPRDSLYLRYYVKFASNFSFVKGGKLPGLFGGRVNNGRKIPDGTNGFSTRFMWRRQGDGEVYAYLPTSEERGSSLGRGNWRFQPNRWYRLEQAVVLNKPNVKDGVIRVWVDGKLVLSENDLLFRTTSDLKIEGIFFSTFFGGNDRTWATPSSTYADFADFAVSANIPQ
- a CDS encoding CPBP family intramembrane glutamic endopeptidase; this encodes MHRMLIGWAGYPVLVRLVLFFVLLGVLWLPLAVPLYVLTGGGQLSGQLAVVSLYALLFVALYVWGRWVRAQLAPFKAYGLIWRGRAAQELGLGISFALLSLAGLFALEGSLGWLKFAVPPVVNWAGVGLNSVAVGLGVALAEELLFRGWLAGELARDYGTAGALLGSSVIYALLHFIKPIQAILESWPQFPGLCLLGLILICARLAGQGRLALPIGLHAGWVGSITAVNIVGLVHYTGAVPPLVTGIGNNPLAGLMGLSFLALILMLVLTRLALQGQDLHRAGQRLIS
- the clpS gene encoding ATP-dependent Clp protease adapter ClpS — protein: MSTETIEQRSTARKLAPRYRVLLHNDDYNSMEYVVQVLMKTVPGMSQPQAIDIMMEAHNAGKALVITCVQEHAEFYCESLKSSGLSSTIEPAE
- a CDS encoding prohibitin family protein — its product is MQRRPEDLLNAYWPQLAIIGGLLLLLLVVVSQGLLLVQPGYEAVVFNRLTGLEPNTRATGIHLLIPLVEEPILYDIRTQTYTMAGRAEERAVADDSLTALTADGQRVDLDISVRYRLDPAQLPPLHRNTGPDFLNKIIRPASQAVVRNDVALYSAIGVYSGQRQELQERMEQDLGGLMGQEGLVLQSLLLRNVDFSREFQEAIEAKQIAEQEKERERYRVEQAQLQKQRRIVQAQGEAESLRLRGAALAQNPDVIRLEYVRRLPDDTQTILADPNVILNFSDFLSSQLPKVEQ
- the psaC gene encoding photosystem I iron-sulfur center protein PsaC, producing MSHSVKIYDTCIGCTQCVRACPTDVLEMVPWDGCKAQQIASSPRTEDCVGCKRCETACPTDFLSIRVYLGGETTRSMGLAY